Proteins encoded by one window of Bacillus sp. DTU_2020_1000418_1_SI_GHA_SEK_038:
- a CDS encoding pyridoxal phosphate-dependent aminotransferase has translation MEYSNRLKKLPVQFFATLVEKVNKAIAEGRDIINLGQGNPDQPTPPHIVKALQSAAEDPKTHKYSPFRGIQELKNAAAEFYQKQYGVEIDPSTEVAILFGTKTGLVELPMCLLNEGELMLLPDPGYPDYLSGVVLANVQYETFPLKAENKFLPDFNAIPIQQREAAKLMYLNYPNNPTGATADRVFFEETVAFAKEHNITVLHDFAYGAIGFDGKKPTSFLEVEGAKEIGVEMYTLSKTYNMAGWRVGFAVGNPKIIEALNLIQDHLYCSLFPAVQKAAAAALTEDQSCVDELLTRYESRRNVLIEECKKIGWKAEAPSGSFFAWLPVPARFTSESFADYLLEKADVAVAAGKGFGEYGEGYVRVGLLVDEEVLVEAIGRIGKLDLFGNQEL, from the coding sequence ATGGAATATTCAAATCGCTTAAAAAAACTGCCTGTCCAATTTTTTGCTACCTTGGTTGAAAAGGTAAACAAAGCTATTGCAGAAGGCCGGGACATTATTAATTTAGGACAAGGAAACCCAGATCAGCCAACACCGCCTCATATCGTAAAAGCGCTTCAATCCGCTGCTGAGGATCCAAAAACGCATAAATACTCACCGTTTCGCGGGATTCAAGAATTAAAAAATGCAGCTGCGGAATTTTATCAAAAACAATACGGTGTTGAAATTGACCCTTCAACTGAAGTGGCGATCCTTTTTGGAACAAAGACAGGATTAGTGGAGCTGCCTATGTGTTTATTAAATGAAGGTGAGCTCATGCTGCTTCCTGATCCAGGGTATCCTGATTACTTATCCGGTGTCGTCCTGGCTAATGTCCAATATGAGACTTTTCCTTTAAAAGCAGAAAATAAATTTCTGCCCGATTTCAACGCAATCCCTATTCAGCAAAGGGAAGCGGCTAAGCTAATGTATTTGAACTACCCTAACAATCCAACAGGAGCTACTGCTGACCGTGTCTTTTTCGAAGAAACAGTTGCATTTGCTAAGGAACATAATATAACTGTTCTGCACGATTTTGCCTATGGCGCGATTGGATTCGATGGAAAGAAACCGACTAGCTTCCTTGAAGTCGAGGGGGCTAAAGAAATTGGTGTAGAAATGTATACATTATCCAAAACCTATAATATGGCAGGCTGGCGTGTTGGATTCGCAGTTGGCAATCCAAAAATTATTGAAGCACTTAATCTAATTCAAGATCATTTATACTGCAGTTTGTTTCCAGCGGTACAAAAAGCAGCTGCTGCAGCCTTAACAGAGGATCAAAGCTGTGTGGATGAACTGCTTACACGTTATGAAAGCCGCCGTAACGTACTAATAGAAGAATGCAAAAAAATCGGCTGGAAAGCAGAAGCACCAAGCGGATCCTTCTTTGCGTGGCTCCCTGTCCCAGCTAGATTTACAAGTGAATCCTTCGCGGATTATTTGCTAGAAAAAGCTGATGTGGCCGTGGCCGCCGGTAAAGGTTTTGGCGAATATGGTGAGGGCTATGTCCGGGTTGGGTTATTAGTAGACGAAGAAGTGCTTGTAGAGGCTATTGGACGAATTGGAAAGCTGGACCTTTTCGGTAATCAGGAATTATAA
- a CDS encoding proline dehydrogenase family protein: protein MLKDIFMGLSQNQFLNSAAKKYGLKLGAQSVVAGTNIEETIKSIKELNAQGISCTVDNLGEFVFKEEEATEAKEQILKVIEAIHEHQVDAHISLKPTQLGLDIDYNFCLSNLREIVDAASKYDMHINFDMEDYGHLQPSFDLLDELSKEYNNIGTVIQAYFFRAEEDIQKYKNYRLRIVKGAYKETEQVAYQDKKDIDRNFIKLIEYHLLNGEFTSIATHDHHIINHVKEFVKKNDIPNDKFEFQMLYGFRKDMQLQLAKEGYNFCTYVPFGKDWYGYFMRRLAERPQNLNLVAKQVFNKKTNTFLGVAAGAFLLGRMTKKKNNK, encoded by the coding sequence ATGCTAAAAGATATATTTATGGGCCTATCCCAAAACCAATTTCTTAATAGTGCTGCTAAAAAGTATGGTTTAAAATTGGGAGCGCAAAGTGTCGTTGCGGGAACAAATATCGAAGAAACCATTAAAAGTATTAAAGAACTTAATGCTCAGGGCATCTCTTGTACGGTAGATAATTTAGGTGAATTTGTATTTAAAGAGGAAGAAGCAACAGAAGCGAAGGAACAAATTCTCAAGGTAATCGAAGCGATTCATGAACATCAAGTAGATGCTCATATTTCTTTAAAGCCTACACAATTAGGTCTTGATATTGACTACAATTTTTGCTTAAGCAATTTAAGAGAAATTGTTGACGCAGCAAGTAAGTATGATATGCATATCAATTTTGATATGGAGGATTATGGACATCTACAGCCATCATTTGACCTATTAGACGAACTTTCTAAGGAATATAATAATATCGGGACGGTTATCCAAGCTTATTTCTTCCGTGCAGAAGAAGATATTCAAAAGTACAAAAACTACCGTCTTCGTATAGTTAAAGGCGCTTATAAAGAAACTGAGCAAGTTGCATACCAAGATAAAAAGGATATCGATCGAAACTTTATTAAGCTAATCGAATATCATTTATTAAATGGAGAGTTCACATCCATTGCTACACATGATCATCATATTATCAACCATGTGAAGGAATTCGTTAAAAAGAATGATATTCCAAATGATAAATTTGAATTCCAAATGCTGTATGGCTTTAGAAAAGACATGCAGTTACAACTGGCAAAAGAGGGATATAACTTCTGTACGTATGTGCCATTCGGCAAAGATTGGTATGGATACTTCATGCGCCGCCTTGCAGAAAGACCGCAAAATTTAAATCTTGTTGCGAAACAAGTATTTAACAAGAAAACAAACACCTTCCTTGGTGTGGCAGCGGGAGCATTCTTATTAGGAAGAATGACGAAGAAGAAAAACAATAAATAA
- a CDS encoding efflux RND transporter permease subunit — MKLLKFIVQRKMLIALMSVLVLAIGSYSLFELDKELMPAISMDGAYVEIGAGEMAAIEVERTITTPLEQKIRGIDGVESIQSTTMIGRSALQMTFERGRGEEVFKEVESIVNAEKADNSGIKEMAAGQYGASQSYEFFMDISNGSMNDMTEFAQTILEPRLEELPEVRDVMLSGILEHEVKIEFNRAEMLKHGLEAGQVISAIQMSNNEATLGELTNEKDSPSLRWSTKLENIKDVKEIKIPTQSEYIELSKVADISLQPKESSSFVWKDGTKDLIFIQVGRAADVTQIEMAKAVRDEIKKIRDEGLVAGFQLNEMVAQADYVQESIDGVTDNILIGGLISAIILLIFLRNLRATIIIGISIPTSVLLTFAAMWMFGYSFNILTLIGLGLGIGMMVDSSIVILESIYRKKELGLNKLDAVLEGTKEVASSVIASVLTTIVVFLPIGMIGGEMGQFMIILSVVVAITLISSMIVAFTLIPTLSDKFMKLKKTKGSAKEGIFIRVYSQVVSWTIKKKRRSLSVITLFFLMFAGSLLLVTKIPMTIMPDMFNRYSELMVDLEPGITNQEKVEIVQTMNEKLSAIEDVETSYVLDNGGMLYSIINMTKGDDIKKEQKEVNEDILKTLREMQKDHPIESIQSAMSGGGGSPVQVNIKGESIEELQTAGNKFKEKLQEVDGIVGVRTSIERMSQEEVIVLKTDEIEKAGLSQLQIKQLIEQSFLQMPVGEMIINDEKVPLSVKWDKKTGTKKDLLELKVPIIDGEKNLSAFIELKSVDTPNEISHTDGERYISISAEIEGKDLGAVNRDVQKLIEEFNVPAGYTVSAAGDLEQQQELMMEMIFVIGIALFLVYLVMAVQFNHLGHPIIVMSVIPMTIVGAILGLFITQMELNLMSGMGVIMLIGIVLNNAILLIDRTKQLRSEGFSVEEALLEAGKNRIRPIFMTTLTTAGAMLPLALASGTSGNYQAPMATVIIFGLMFATFITLLLIPAVYRLFSVKTLSLKAARKQRRKDVIEVQAVPETVK; from the coding sequence TTGAAATTATTGAAGTTTATTGTGCAAAGGAAAATGTTAATTGCTTTAATGTCAGTGTTGGTTTTAGCCATTGGAAGCTACTCGTTATTTGAATTAGATAAGGAATTAATGCCAGCCATTAGTATGGACGGCGCCTATGTTGAAATTGGTGCGGGAGAAATGGCTGCAATTGAAGTTGAACGGACAATCACAACTCCTTTAGAGCAGAAGATTAGAGGAATTGACGGTGTCGAAAGTATTCAATCGACTACAATGATTGGCAGAAGCGCTCTGCAAATGACATTTGAGCGGGGTCGTGGGGAAGAAGTATTTAAGGAAGTAGAGTCAATTGTTAATGCTGAAAAGGCCGACAATTCAGGAATCAAGGAAATGGCTGCTGGTCAATACGGTGCAAGTCAGAGCTATGAATTCTTTATGGATATTTCGAATGGCAGCATGAATGACATGACGGAATTTGCACAGACCATATTAGAGCCAAGATTAGAAGAGCTTCCAGAGGTACGTGACGTAATGCTTTCCGGAATTCTGGAGCATGAAGTAAAAATTGAATTTAATCGTGCAGAAATGCTGAAGCATGGATTAGAGGCAGGCCAAGTAATCAGTGCAATCCAGATGTCCAATAATGAAGCCACTTTAGGCGAACTTACTAATGAAAAGGATTCTCCTTCTTTGCGATGGAGTACGAAATTAGAAAATATTAAAGATGTAAAAGAAATAAAAATTCCTACTCAATCGGAATATATCGAGCTTAGCAAAGTAGCAGATATTTCCCTGCAGCCTAAGGAGAGTTCATCATTTGTCTGGAAAGATGGAACGAAAGATCTTATTTTTATCCAGGTTGGCAGGGCTGCGGATGTAACGCAAATTGAGATGGCAAAAGCAGTTCGGGATGAAATAAAAAAAATTCGGGATGAAGGTTTAGTTGCAGGATTTCAATTAAATGAAATGGTCGCACAGGCAGATTATGTTCAGGAATCGATTGATGGGGTAACAGACAATATCCTTATTGGCGGGCTAATCTCTGCAATCATTCTTCTCATTTTCCTTAGAAATCTGAGGGCAACGATCATTATCGGCATTTCCATCCCAACATCCGTATTATTAACCTTTGCAGCGATGTGGATGTTTGGCTACAGCTTTAATATTTTGACCTTAATTGGACTTGGATTGGGAATTGGGATGATGGTTGATTCATCCATCGTTATCCTAGAATCCATTTATCGAAAGAAAGAGCTAGGTTTGAACAAGCTTGATGCGGTTTTAGAAGGAACTAAGGAAGTCGCTTCCTCCGTAATTGCATCGGTACTAACGACTATTGTCGTATTCCTTCCAATTGGAATGATCGGTGGCGAAATGGGTCAATTTATGATCATACTTTCAGTAGTTGTTGCTATTACACTAATCAGCTCAATGATTGTGGCCTTTACATTAATTCCTACATTATCAGATAAGTTTATGAAGCTTAAAAAGACAAAGGGATCTGCTAAAGAAGGAATTTTTATCCGGGTGTATAGCCAAGTTGTTTCCTGGACGATAAAGAAAAAGCGCCGCAGTCTTAGTGTCATTACTCTCTTTTTCCTAATGTTTGCAGGGTCATTATTACTAGTAACAAAGATCCCAATGACGATTATGCCCGATATGTTTAACCGATATTCAGAGCTGATGGTGGATCTAGAACCAGGTATAACGAATCAAGAAAAAGTAGAAATTGTTCAAACGATGAATGAAAAACTAAGTGCTATCGAGGATGTAGAAACGAGTTATGTACTCGATAATGGCGGAATGCTGTACAGTATCATCAATATGACAAAAGGCGATGATATTAAAAAGGAACAAAAGGAAGTAAACGAGGATATCCTTAAAACACTGCGGGAAATGCAGAAGGATCATCCAATTGAAAGCATCCAAAGTGCAATGTCAGGTGGTGGAGGCTCACCTGTTCAAGTAAATATTAAAGGGGAAAGCATTGAAGAGCTGCAAACAGCCGGAAATAAATTTAAGGAAAAACTTCAAGAAGTTGATGGAATCGTTGGGGTAAGAACCTCAATAGAACGCATGTCCCAGGAGGAAGTCATTGTTTTAAAAACGGATGAGATTGAAAAAGCTGGACTTTCTCAACTTCAAATTAAACAATTAATCGAGCAGTCATTTTTACAAATGCCTGTTGGTGAAATGATCATAAACGATGAGAAGGTTCCTTTATCTGTAAAGTGGGATAAAAAGACCGGGACGAAAAAAGATTTATTGGAATTAAAAGTTCCCATTATAGATGGAGAGAAGAACTTATCTGCTTTCATTGAATTGAAAAGTGTAGATACGCCTAATGAAATTTCCCATACAGACGGCGAACGGTATATCTCTATTTCTGCTGAAATTGAGGGTAAGGATCTTGGAGCGGTCAATCGGGATGTTCAGAAATTAATCGAAGAGTTCAATGTCCCTGCAGGCTATACAGTGTCAGCTGCCGGTGATCTTGAACAACAGCAGGAATTAATGATGGAAATGATCTTTGTTATAGGAATTGCTTTATTCCTGGTTTATCTAGTTATGGCGGTTCAGTTCAATCATTTAGGCCATCCAATCATTGTTATGTCAGTGATCCCGATGACGATTGTAGGTGCCATTCTAGGTTTATTTATCACCCAAATGGAGCTAAATCTGATGTCAGGAATGGGTGTCATCATGTTAATTGGGATCGTCTTAAACAACGCTATTCTGTTAATTGATCGTACAAAACAGCTTCGCAGTGAGGGCTTCTCTGTTGAAGAAGCGCTTCTTGAAGCGGGAAAAAATCGTATTCGTCCAATATTCATGACAACCTTAACGACTGCTGGCGCGATGCTTCCATTAGCCCTTGCCTCAGGCACATCGGGTAATTATCAGGCGCCAATGGCCACAGTGATTATCTTCGGCCTAATGTTCGCGACTTTTATTACATTACTTCTTATACCGGCCGTTTACCGTTTATTTTCAGTAAAGACACTGAGTTTAAAGGCGGCGAGGAAACAGAGGCGCAAAGATGTTATCGAGGTTCAAGCTGTGCCTGAAACAGTGAAATAG
- a CDS encoding DUF4910 domain-containing protein: MRKSSSILLSTLLVTSGLYLAPMNPAHTAEAAPNHVVHPSEKAFDQKVIARVSAERMYEDVYYLSETIGPRVTGTEGEQRAANFIKERLLSYGYEVTTQEFSIPDKMTGHLQTSNQNEVMVSIPAGSADTPEEGITSELYDAGLGRTTDFTQEAAGKIALISRGEITFKEKVDNAVAAGAIGVLIYNNVDSPGPLNPSIGGNASIPVGGISKASGDALLQDIASQNKTVTLKVKRITNAKSQNIIATRTPQKGKEHDIVHVSAHFDSVPFAPGASDNASGTAVALELARVLKSYPIEKELRFVFVGAEEIGLVGSAYYVSQLSQNEVERSIANFNMDMVGTSWDNATAIYMNTLDGKANIVTETALATAERIGTPSELVLYQRGASDHVSFHDAGIPAVNFIRREPGTANLEPYYHTPLDKIEYISAERLKEAGDLVGASVYHLVGK, from the coding sequence TTGAGAAAAAGTTCGTCCATTTTGCTTTCTACTCTTCTAGTCACTTCAGGTTTGTATCTTGCTCCTATGAATCCCGCCCATACAGCAGAGGCTGCTCCTAATCATGTTGTTCATCCAAGTGAAAAGGCATTTGACCAAAAGGTAATTGCCAGAGTCAGTGCAGAGCGCATGTATGAAGATGTCTATTATTTATCAGAAACGATTGGCCCGCGTGTAACGGGTACAGAAGGGGAGCAGCGTGCCGCCAATTTTATTAAAGAGCGTTTGCTTTCTTACGGCTATGAAGTGACAACACAAGAATTCAGCATTCCTGATAAAATGACTGGGCATTTACAGACAAGTAATCAAAATGAAGTAATGGTTAGTATTCCTGCAGGCTCAGCAGATACACCAGAGGAAGGGATCACTTCTGAGCTTTACGATGCTGGATTAGGAAGGACAACTGATTTTACTCAAGAGGCAGCAGGAAAGATTGCTCTTATCTCTAGAGGGGAGATCACATTTAAAGAAAAAGTCGATAACGCTGTAGCTGCAGGGGCTATCGGGGTACTGATCTATAATAATGTGGATTCCCCTGGACCGCTGAATCCTTCCATTGGTGGGAATGCTTCTATTCCGGTTGGAGGAATTTCAAAAGCAAGCGGGGATGCATTGCTTCAAGATATAGCATCACAGAATAAAACGGTAACCTTAAAGGTGAAGCGGATTACAAATGCAAAATCGCAAAATATCATTGCGACTAGAACTCCGCAAAAAGGGAAGGAACACGATATTGTACATGTATCGGCACACTTTGATAGTGTACCATTTGCACCAGGTGCCAGTGATAATGCCTCAGGTACAGCTGTTGCTTTAGAATTGGCAAGAGTGTTGAAAAGCTATCCTATCGAAAAAGAATTAAGATTTGTTTTTGTAGGTGCGGAGGAAATAGGCCTAGTCGGTTCTGCATATTATGTGAGCCAGCTGAGTCAGAATGAGGTTGAACGAAGTATCGCGAATTTCAACATGGATATGGTTGGAACCTCTTGGGATAATGCAACTGCTATTTATATGAATACACTTGATGGCAAGGCAAACATCGTTACTGAAACAGCATTGGCTACGGCTGAAAGAATTGGAACTCCATCTGAATTGGTTCTCTATCAGCGCGGCGCTTCCGATCACGTTTCCTTCCACGATGCAGGAATTCCAGCTGTTAACTTCATTCGCCGAGAGCCAGGTACAGCGAATTTAGAACCTTATTATCACACACCGTTAGATAAAATCGAATATATCAGTGCTGAACGTTTGAAAGAGGCAGGGGATTTAGTTGGAGCGTCTGTATATCATTTAGTAGGTAAATAG
- a CDS encoding methyltransferase, producing the protein MLERDFDELLKIETSGDQKGFNQSFHYHRYESTPYSALDILFKQYELKSTDRLVDFGCGKGRLNFFINYLFHSTAVGVEMNEGYYAEAIENRQRYVKKFKNRKDDIHFHCCLAEEYKIDPADNRFYFFNPFSIQIFMKIINNILLSVEKFEREIELILYYPSKDYTYFLENQTAFELKSEVLLPESKHNPNERFLIYHYSLG; encoded by the coding sequence ATGTTAGAACGTGATTTTGATGAATTATTAAAAATTGAAACGTCTGGGGACCAGAAAGGTTTTAACCAATCATTTCATTACCATCGATATGAATCAACTCCATATAGTGCATTGGACATTTTATTTAAACAATATGAATTGAAAAGCACCGATAGGCTAGTTGATTTTGGTTGTGGAAAAGGAAGATTAAACTTTTTTATTAATTATTTATTCCATTCTACAGCAGTTGGGGTGGAGATGAATGAAGGGTATTACGCAGAAGCGATTGAAAATCGGCAGAGGTATGTAAAGAAATTTAAAAATAGAAAAGATGATATTCACTTTCATTGTTGTTTAGCTGAAGAATACAAGATTGATCCCGCGGACAATCGGTTTTATTTTTTCAATCCGTTTTCAATACAAATCTTTATGAAAATCATAAATAATATCTTGTTGTCTGTGGAAAAATTTGAGCGGGAAATTGAGCTAATTCTATATTATCCCTCTAAGGATTATACTTATTTTTTAGAAAATCAAACTGCCTTTGAATTGAAGAGTGAGGTATTATTACCGGAATCTAAACATAATCCAAATGAGAGATTTTTGATTTATCATTATTCATTGGGATAA